In Brevibacillus brevis, a genomic segment contains:
- a CDS encoding ABC transporter ATP-binding protein — protein MATLLEVKGVTGGYSANHAVIKDVSFHIREREIVALIGLNGAGKSTTIKHILGLLEPREGEISIAGKTFHTDPDSYRHAYGYIPESPIYYEELTLWEHLELAAMSHGLEKRVFEERAFPLLQEFRMEEAKDRFPQQFSKGMRQKLMIMMALLVRPQLYIVDEPILGLDPLGIRTLLTWLERCKEQGAGILMSTHILATAEKYCDRFIILHKGRIKAQGTLDELRRSTGMPDRSLDDIYLQLVEEE, from the coding sequence ATGGCAACCTTGCTGGAAGTAAAAGGGGTAACGGGCGGGTACTCCGCCAACCATGCGGTCATCAAGGATGTCTCGTTTCACATCCGGGAGAGGGAGATCGTCGCGCTGATCGGGCTGAACGGAGCCGGCAAGAGCACGACCATCAAGCATATCCTTGGCCTGCTTGAGCCGAGGGAAGGCGAGATCAGCATCGCCGGGAAGACGTTTCATACCGATCCTGACAGCTATCGCCACGCTTACGGCTACATTCCGGAGTCTCCCATCTATTACGAGGAGCTGACGCTCTGGGAGCATCTGGAGCTGGCTGCGATGAGTCATGGCCTGGAAAAGCGGGTGTTCGAAGAGCGAGCCTTTCCGCTGCTGCAGGAGTTTCGCATGGAAGAGGCCAAGGATCGGTTCCCGCAACAATTTTCCAAAGGGATGAGGCAAAAGCTCATGATCATGATGGCATTGCTGGTTCGTCCACAGCTGTATATCGTGGACGAGCCCATCCTCGGACTCGATCCGCTGGGCATCCGCACCTTGCTGACGTGGCTGGAGCGCTGCAAGGAGCAGGGGGCCGGCATCCTGATGTCCACCCATATTTTGGCGACGGCTGAAAAGTACTGCGACCGGTTCATCATTTTGCACAAAGGAAGGATCAAGGCACAGGGCACGCTGGATGAGCTGCGGCGCAGCACGGGGATGCCCGACCGCTCGCTGGACGATATCTATTTGCAGCTGGTGGAAGAAGAATGA
- a CDS encoding lipoate--protein ligase, whose protein sequence is MKFIDNQGITDPRINLAIEEYALGHLPASDDYLLFYINEPSIIIGKNQNTIEEINADYVAEHGIHVVRRLSGGGAVYHDLGNLNFSFITNDDGQSFHNFRKFTEPVVQALKKLGVEAELTGRNDIQVGERKISGNAQYSTRGRMFSHGTLLFDSEMENVVNALKVNAEKIQSKGIKSIRSRVANIVEFLDKEMTIEEFRLAILHSIFGGGEIEEYKLTEEDWTNIHELSKARYQSWDWNYGKSPKSNFRASKRFDVGTVEVQLDIAKGRIQEAKIYGDFFGVRDVAELEALLRDVPYDRQAVGQVLGEVNLQEFFGNLDREAFLSLLFG, encoded by the coding sequence ATGAAATTTATCGACAATCAGGGAATCACGGATCCCCGGATCAATCTCGCCATAGAAGAATACGCGCTGGGGCATTTGCCCGCCAGCGATGACTATCTGCTCTTTTACATCAATGAACCGTCCATCATCATCGGCAAGAATCAAAATACGATCGAGGAAATCAACGCAGACTACGTGGCGGAGCACGGCATTCACGTCGTCCGGAGGCTGTCTGGGGGAGGGGCCGTCTACCACGATCTGGGCAACCTCAATTTCAGCTTCATCACCAACGATGACGGACAGTCCTTTCACAACTTCCGCAAATTTACGGAGCCGGTCGTGCAAGCCTTGAAGAAGTTGGGCGTGGAAGCCGAGCTGACCGGCCGCAACGACATACAGGTGGGAGAGCGGAAAATTTCCGGCAACGCCCAGTACTCGACCAGGGGCCGGATGTTCAGCCACGGGACCCTGCTGTTCGACTCCGAGATGGAAAACGTCGTGAACGCCCTGAAAGTCAATGCGGAGAAAATCCAATCCAAAGGGATCAAGTCGATCCGCAGCAGGGTCGCCAACATCGTGGAATTTTTGGACAAGGAAATGACCATCGAGGAGTTCCGGCTGGCCATTCTGCACTCCATATTCGGGGGCGGGGAGATCGAGGAGTACAAGCTCACCGAGGAAGACTGGACGAACATTCACGAGCTGTCGAAGGCTCGCTACCAAAGCTGGGACTGGAACTACGGAAAGTCTCCGAAAAGCAACTTCCGGGCATCCAAGCGATTCGATGTCGGGACGGTCGAAGTCCAGCTGGACATTGCCAAAGGACGGATCCAGGAAGCCAAGATCTACGGCGATTTCTTCGGGGTGCGGGACGTGGCCGAGCTCGAAGCGTTGCTGCGCGATGTGCCTTACGACCGCCAAGCCGTCGGACAGGTGCTGGGAGAGGTCAATCTGCAGGAGTTTTTCGGCAATCTGGATCGCGAGGCATTTTTGTCGCTGCTATTCGGATGA
- a CDS encoding methyl-accepting chemotaxis protein → MKSVQPAKTVQSRSLKTKLVLMCLILLAIPSLIIGIQGYLSANNSLNELGARSLKNNVNFTIELIDSLQTYVDAGKITLEEAQEQVKSHILGPKQADGTRTINQNIDVGENGYIFILSDKGTMLASPKMEGKESWDAKGPDGRLFTQEIIGKATSGGGYTEYQWASAHDPNVLAPKITYSEQDPDWGWIVCAGTYMEDFNKPAKTVMYSVLICLGVFLCLGAAISWIFASRISKPIAAMAAAVRRVADGDLTVGQVAVKSRDEVGQLASDFNVMTESLRGLIQRVGMSAEHVASTSEELTASAEQTSKATEQIAVTMQEVAAGSDAQTKTVEDASRTITDMSTRLQQIAVSSEQVSETVKGASEVVNGCKQAIGTAISQMNSISSTVSGLSTSIQLLGQRSAEISKIVEVITSIAEQTNLLALNAAIEAARAGEHGRGFAVVADEVRKLAEQSAQSTKQITGLIAAIQNDTSEAVQSMQSTTTEVAAGIEVVNSAGQSFQEIWNGIQVVVEQIAEVTKATTLMSAGASEVVRSIDVITQTAEATAFGTQNVSAAAEEQLASMEEIASSAASLSQMAEELQTLVQRFKV, encoded by the coding sequence ATGAAATCCGTTCAACCAGCCAAGACCGTCCAGTCCCGGTCTTTGAAAACCAAGCTCGTTCTGATGTGTCTGATTCTGTTGGCGATTCCCAGCCTGATCATCGGCATTCAAGGTTATCTTTCGGCGAATAACAGCTTGAATGAACTGGGAGCTCGCTCGCTCAAAAACAACGTCAACTTTACCATCGAACTCATCGATTCCTTGCAGACGTATGTTGACGCGGGGAAAATCACCCTGGAAGAGGCCCAGGAGCAAGTCAAGTCCCACATCCTGGGGCCGAAGCAGGCAGACGGTACCCGGACGATCAATCAAAATATCGACGTCGGTGAAAACGGTTACATTTTCATCCTGAGCGACAAGGGGACTATGCTGGCCTCGCCTAAAATGGAAGGGAAGGAATCGTGGGATGCCAAAGGACCGGATGGCAGATTATTTACCCAAGAAATCATCGGGAAAGCAACCTCCGGCGGCGGATATACCGAATACCAATGGGCATCTGCCCACGACCCCAACGTCCTGGCACCGAAAATCACCTATTCCGAGCAAGATCCGGATTGGGGCTGGATCGTCTGCGCAGGGACGTATATGGAGGATTTCAACAAACCAGCCAAAACCGTCATGTACAGCGTCCTCATCTGTTTGGGCGTGTTCCTCTGTCTCGGAGCCGCCATCTCCTGGATTTTTGCCAGCCGCATCTCCAAACCGATCGCCGCGATGGCAGCTGCCGTGCGCCGTGTAGCCGATGGAGACCTGACAGTAGGACAGGTAGCTGTGAAAAGCCGCGATGAGGTCGGTCAGCTCGCGAGCGATTTCAATGTCATGACGGAAAGCCTGCGCGGGCTCATTCAACGCGTAGGCATGAGCGCCGAGCACGTCGCTTCCACATCGGAAGAGTTGACGGCGAGCGCCGAACAGACCAGCAAGGCGACCGAGCAAATTGCGGTTACCATGCAGGAGGTCGCGGCAGGCAGCGACGCACAGACAAAAACTGTCGAGGATGCCTCCCGCACGATCACAGATATGTCGACCCGTCTGCAGCAAATCGCCGTCAGCAGCGAACAAGTATCGGAGACGGTAAAGGGAGCCTCGGAGGTCGTGAACGGCTGCAAGCAGGCGATCGGCACCGCCATCTCGCAGATGAACTCGATCAGCAGTACCGTCAGCGGGCTCTCCACCTCCATCCAGCTGCTCGGTCAACGCTCGGCGGAGATCAGCAAGATCGTCGAAGTGATTACATCGATCGCCGAACAGACTAATCTTTTGGCCCTGAATGCCGCGATTGAAGCCGCGCGCGCAGGGGAGCACGGGCGAGGATTTGCGGTCGTGGCAGACGAAGTCCGGAAGCTGGCCGAACAGTCCGCCCAATCGACCAAACAGATCACCGGCCTGATCGCGGCCATCCAGAACGATACGAGCGAAGCCGTCCAGTCCATGCAGTCGACCACTACGGAAGTCGCTGCAGGGATCGAAGTCGTCAACAGCGCCGGACAGTCTTTCCAGGAAATATGGAACGGCATCCAGGTCGTCGTCGAGCAGATCGCGGAAGTGACGAAAGCCACCACGTTGATGAGCGCAGGCGCTTCCGAGGTCGTCCGCTCCATCGATGTCATTACGCAAACGGCGGAAGCGACCGCATTCGGCACGCAAAATGTCTCCGCCGCTGCGGAAGAACAGCTCGCCTCCATGGAAGAGATCGCTTCTTCCGCCGCTTCCCTCTCGCAGATGGCGGAGGAGCTGCAGACACTGGTACAGCGGTTCAAGGTGTAA
- a CDS encoding winged helix-turn-helix domain-containing protein: protein MTTAPNVGEIAVLIGEPSRVAMLLSLMGGKALPASELARAARITPQTASSHLSKLVDGGLLVNESYGRHRYYRLANAEVAHALEALLAIASPKPVRSLRESDQLRAMRYARTCYDHLAGEIGVALTDQLLAMQLIEEAEHDYVLTKAGQQKLCQLGVDVAPNPKSRRRFARPCLDWSERRHHLAGTLGASLTNRLFELGWIERMPDCRAVRLTSSGASGLAEHFGLTLT from the coding sequence ATGACTACTGCGCCAAACGTCGGAGAAATTGCCGTTCTGATCGGGGAGCCTTCCCGCGTCGCCATGCTGTTGAGTCTCATGGGCGGCAAGGCCCTGCCTGCAAGCGAACTGGCCCGGGCCGCCCGCATCACGCCCCAGACTGCAAGCTCCCATCTGTCCAAGCTGGTCGACGGGGGGCTGCTGGTCAACGAGTCTTACGGACGCCACCGCTACTACCGGCTGGCCAACGCAGAGGTGGCCCACGCCCTGGAAGCGTTGCTCGCCATCGCAAGCCCCAAACCGGTCCGTTCGTTGCGCGAGTCCGATCAGCTGCGGGCCATGCGCTACGCCCGTACCTGCTACGATCATTTGGCCGGAGAAATCGGGGTGGCGCTGACGGATCAATTGCTGGCCATGCAGCTGATCGAGGAAGCGGAGCACGACTATGTGCTGACGAAGGCTGGTCAACAAAAGCTATGCCAGCTGGGCGTCGATGTGGCGCCCAACCCCAAGAGTCGGCGGCGCTTTGCCCGTCCTTGCCTGGACTGGAGCGAGCGGCGCCATCATCTGGCGGGAACGCTGGGGGCATCGCTGACGAATCGGCTGTTCGAGCTGGGCTGGATCGAGCGTATGCCGGACTGTCGGGCCGTTCGCCTTACGTCTTCGGGGGCTAGCGGACTTGCCGAGCATTTCGGGTTGACGCTCACGTAA
- a CDS encoding DMT family transporter codes for MNPVLFAVLVIVTTSLMGSSFAVGKLGLAYFSPLLLVGFRFTIAGLLMAWWVRKKPLPSSLGEWAKIGLIGFLQTAAVMGCIFLSLRTITAGESSILTFMNPLLVVIWGTVFLGMKYRFAQWAGVILGIVGVFITLGSHLQWETGTLFGIGSAVSWSIATLLVKKWGARFNVWVMTAYQMLIGGMLLLAMGVTLEVPKMVLTPASIAIVLWLAIMASIVQFATWFYLLNQGDPGRTSAFLFLAPFFGVLSGWLLLGEIVQWHVYAGGLLIFAGIFLVNWTFSAKRKQPLAVTALKK; via the coding sequence ATGAATCCGGTATTGTTCGCTGTTTTGGTCATCGTAACCACGTCGCTGATGGGGTCTTCTTTCGCCGTCGGGAAGCTGGGGCTTGCTTATTTCTCGCCGCTGCTCTTGGTTGGCTTCCGGTTTACGATCGCGGGGCTGCTCATGGCGTGGTGGGTGCGGAAAAAACCGTTACCGTCATCGCTCGGCGAATGGGCGAAAATAGGTCTCATCGGCTTTTTGCAGACCGCCGCTGTCATGGGCTGCATTTTTCTCAGCCTGCGCACGATTACGGCTGGCGAATCATCGATTTTGACCTTCATGAATCCACTCTTGGTCGTCATCTGGGGAACGGTTTTCCTCGGCATGAAATACCGCTTCGCGCAGTGGGCAGGAGTGATTCTCGGAATCGTCGGCGTATTCATCACGCTCGGGTCCCATCTGCAATGGGAGACAGGCACGCTTTTCGGCATCGGCTCCGCCGTCTCCTGGTCAATCGCCACGCTTCTGGTAAAAAAGTGGGGCGCACGCTTCAATGTCTGGGTCATGACCGCTTATCAAATGCTGATCGGAGGCATGCTCCTCCTGGCAATGGGTGTGACGCTGGAAGTCCCGAAAATGGTGCTTACCCCCGCATCTATCGCCATCGTCCTCTGGCTTGCAATCATGGCTTCGATCGTCCAGTTCGCCACGTGGTTCTACCTGCTGAACCAGGGAGACCCCGGTCGGACCAGCGCCTTTCTTTTCCTGGCCCCGTTTTTCGGCGTCCTGTCTGGCTGGCTCCTGCTGGGTGAGATCGTCCAATGGCATGTATACGCAGGCGGCCTGCTCATCTTCGCGGGAATCTTTCTGGTCAACTGGACGTTTTCCGCCAAACGGAAGCAGCCATTGGCTGTGACGGCTCTCAAAAAGTGA
- a CDS encoding response regulator transcription factor — translation MRRILIIEDDQVIAEVEKDYLEASGYAVEVAETGDAGLQKALHEEFDLILLDLMLPGIDGFAICKQVREAKNIPILLVSAKKEDVDKIRGLGLGADDHISKPFSLGELVARVKAHLARYDRLLADESRKRPTDELHIRGIRIDKPARKVYVNGKETALTGKEYDLLLFLVAHPGWVFSKDELFEKIWGLDAYGDNATVTVHISKLREKIEADPSNPQYIETVWGVGYRFML, via the coding sequence ATCAGACGCATTCTAATCATTGAAGACGATCAGGTCATCGCCGAAGTGGAAAAAGATTATCTGGAAGCGAGCGGCTATGCCGTGGAGGTAGCCGAAACAGGGGATGCCGGGCTGCAGAAGGCGCTGCATGAAGAGTTCGACCTGATCCTGCTCGATCTGATGCTGCCGGGAATCGACGGCTTCGCCATTTGCAAGCAGGTGCGGGAAGCCAAAAACATTCCCATTCTGCTGGTCTCCGCCAAAAAGGAGGACGTCGATAAAATACGCGGCTTGGGGCTCGGGGCGGACGACCACATCAGCAAGCCGTTCAGCCTGGGCGAGCTGGTCGCGCGCGTAAAGGCGCATCTGGCCCGCTACGATCGGCTGCTCGCGGACGAAAGTCGAAAGCGGCCGACAGACGAGCTCCACATCCGGGGAATCCGAATCGACAAGCCGGCTCGCAAAGTGTACGTGAACGGAAAAGAGACCGCATTGACGGGCAAGGAATACGATCTGCTGCTGTTTTTGGTCGCTCATCCGGGCTGGGTATTCAGCAAGGATGAGCTGTTTGAAAAAATCTGGGGGCTGGACGCGTATGGGGACAACGCGACGGTGACCGTCCACATCAGCAAGCTGCGGGAAAAAATCGAGGCCGATCCATCCAACCCGCAATACATTGAGACGGTTTGGGGAGTGGGCTATCGCTTTATGCTGTGA